A window of the Microbacterium sp. LWH13-1.2 genome harbors these coding sequences:
- the coaD gene encoding pantetheine-phosphate adenylyltransferase, producing MSSRIAVVPGSFDPPTLGHLDVIRRAAKLYDELHVLVVHNPGKEAMLPIAQRMSLIEQSIAEEGIGDNVVVGSWSMGLLVDYARDVGAGVLVKGIRSQIDVAYESPMAIVNRHLADIETVFLLPDPAHALVSSSLVRQVAGLGGDVSPFVPPAVAAFLDTGSRGI from the coding sequence ATGAGCAGCCGGATCGCCGTCGTCCCGGGTTCCTTCGACCCGCCGACCCTTGGTCACCTCGACGTCATCCGTCGCGCGGCCAAGCTGTATGACGAGCTCCATGTGCTCGTCGTGCACAACCCGGGCAAGGAGGCGATGCTGCCGATCGCGCAGCGGATGTCGCTGATCGAGCAGTCGATAGCCGAAGAAGGCATCGGCGACAACGTCGTCGTGGGCTCCTGGAGCATGGGCCTGCTGGTCGACTACGCGCGAGATGTCGGCGCAGGGGTCCTGGTCAAGGGGATCCGTTCGCAGATCGATGTCGCCTATGAATCGCCGATGGCGATCGTCAACCGTCACCTCGCCGACATCGAGACCGTGTTCCTGCTGCCCGATCCGGCGCATGCGCTCGTGTCGAGCTCGCTGGTGCGTCAGGTCGCGGGGCTCGGCGGCGACGTGTCACCGTTCGTCCCGCCTGCGGTCGCGGCGTTCCTCGATACGGGGTCGCGCGGCATCTGA
- a CDS encoding DUF177 domain-containing protein, translating into MSGPFVLPVRDIVRKPGEMREHEFSVTLREAWGEGIVAYEAGSELDLDVRLESVHEGILVSGTADAEYSGVCGRCLIDIARPVEVEFQELFAYPGEEETDFEVQDDHVDLETLVRDAAVLSLPFQPVCQPDCPGLDPKTGERLTASTGTEQDAPIDPRWSALQNITDQDGTEESRAVEKEES; encoded by the coding sequence ATGAGTGGCCCTTTCGTCCTCCCCGTCCGCGACATCGTCCGAAAGCCAGGCGAGATGCGCGAGCATGAGTTCTCCGTCACCCTGCGCGAAGCGTGGGGAGAGGGGATCGTGGCGTATGAAGCAGGATCCGAGCTCGATCTGGATGTGCGTCTCGAGTCGGTCCACGAGGGCATCCTGGTGTCCGGAACGGCCGATGCGGAGTACTCCGGCGTGTGCGGAAGATGCCTCATCGACATCGCTCGGCCCGTCGAAGTCGAGTTCCAGGAGCTTTTCGCGTATCCTGGTGAGGAAGAAACTGACTTCGAGGTTCAAGACGACCACGTGGATCTTGAAACTCTAGTCAGGGATGCGGCCGTGTTGTCGCTTCCATTTCAGCCGGTGTGTCAGCCGGATTGCCCCGGGCTTGACCCGAAGACGGGCGAGAGACTGACCGCGAGCACCGGAACGGAGCAGGACGCTCCCATCGATCCTCGGTGGAGTGCGCTCCAGAACATCACAGACCAAGACGGCACGGAAGAATCTCGTGCCGTCGAGAAAGAAGAGAGCTAG
- the rpmF gene encoding 50S ribosomal protein L32 yields MAGNPPKRKVSRSNTRSRRAQWKAAPVALVKTIENGQVVYSRPHQAKVVTDSQGTELFLEYKGRKVADV; encoded by the coding sequence ATGGCTGGTAACCCCCCGAAGCGCAAGGTATCCCGTTCGAACACCCGCTCGCGCCGTGCGCAGTGGAAGGCGGCGCCCGTCGCGCTCGTCAAGACGATCGAGAACGGCCAGGTCGTCTACAGCCGTCCCCACCAGGCGAAGGTCGTCACCGACTCGCAGGGCACCGAGCTGTTCCTCGAGTACAAGGGCCGCAAGGTCGCTGACGTCTGA
- the rnc gene encoding ribonuclease III, with amino-acid sequence MTKVPGGTKPLPEKLRVEIDAELLELALTHRSYAYEHGGIPHNERLEFLGDSVLGQAVTVMLFTTHPGLDEGELAKRRASVVSTVALAEVARGLDLGRHLLLGRGEEQTGGRNKDSILADTMEAVIGATYLSAGPDAATDLVLRLTEPLLADPERYGAAMDPKTSLQELAAKLGATPPAYSIEASGPDHDRRFVATVSVGDVAMTGKGSSKKTAEMAAALSAWRFLNERA; translated from the coding sequence GTGACTAAGGTCCCTGGGGGGACGAAACCGCTCCCAGAGAAGCTCCGCGTCGAAATCGACGCGGAGCTTCTGGAGTTGGCACTCACCCACCGCTCCTACGCGTACGAGCACGGCGGGATCCCGCACAACGAACGTCTCGAATTCCTCGGAGACTCGGTGCTCGGTCAGGCTGTGACCGTGATGCTCTTCACGACCCATCCGGGGCTCGACGAAGGCGAACTCGCGAAGCGGCGTGCGAGCGTCGTGTCGACCGTCGCTCTCGCGGAGGTCGCTCGAGGCCTCGATCTGGGCAGACATCTGCTCCTCGGACGCGGAGAAGAGCAGACGGGCGGCCGCAACAAGGACTCGATCCTCGCGGACACGATGGAGGCGGTGATCGGGGCGACCTACCTGTCGGCAGGTCCCGATGCCGCCACCGACCTCGTGCTGCGGCTCACCGAGCCGCTGCTCGCCGACCCCGAGCGGTACGGCGCGGCCATGGACCCGAAGACGAGTCTTCAGGAGCTGGCCGCGAAGCTGGGCGCGACACCGCCTGCGTACTCCATCGAGGCGAGCGGCCCCGACCATGATCGCCGTTTCGTCGCCACGGTTTCTGTCGGCGACGTCGCGATGACCGGCAAAGGCAGCAGCAAGAAGACGGCCGAGATGGCGGCGGCGCTCAGCGCATGGCGCTTCCTCAACGAGCGTGCCTGA
- the mutM gene encoding bifunctional DNA-formamidopyrimidine glycosylase/DNA-(apurinic or apyrimidinic site) lyase: MPELPEVEVVRAGLAPAAIGSVITAVTVLDERALTRHAAGPADFVARLEGRTFTDASRRGKFLWLPLDSDDSALIAHLGMSGQMLLRSPDATAERHERIRMNIEHPRHGELAIVFADQRTFGSLAVDRLLLDGPTPVPTQVAHIARDPMDPHFDDTGFLLALRRRGSAIKRVLLDQQVISGVGNIYADESLWAARIHPETRASSLSRQAAMRLLAEVRTVLAKALAEGGTSFDAQYVNVNGQAGYFAHSLNAYGRGGQPCPRCGGLIRREAFMNRSSHYCPRCQRRR; this comes from the coding sequence GTGCCTGAGCTCCCTGAAGTCGAAGTCGTCCGTGCGGGGCTCGCTCCCGCCGCGATCGGTTCCGTCATCACCGCGGTGACGGTCCTCGACGAGCGCGCGCTGACGCGCCATGCCGCGGGGCCTGCCGACTTCGTCGCCCGGCTCGAAGGTCGCACCTTCACCGATGCCTCCCGTCGAGGCAAGTTCCTCTGGCTCCCGCTCGATTCAGACGACTCGGCTCTGATCGCGCACCTCGGAATGAGCGGTCAGATGCTGCTCCGCTCCCCGGATGCCACCGCAGAGCGGCACGAGCGGATCCGGATGAACATCGAGCATCCTCGTCACGGTGAGCTCGCGATCGTCTTCGCCGACCAGCGCACGTTCGGGTCCCTCGCGGTCGACCGCCTCCTGCTGGACGGGCCGACTCCCGTGCCCACCCAGGTCGCGCACATCGCTCGCGACCCGATGGACCCCCACTTCGACGACACCGGGTTCCTTCTCGCGTTGCGCCGACGCGGGAGCGCGATTAAGCGGGTTCTCCTCGATCAGCAGGTCATCAGCGGGGTCGGCAACATCTACGCTGACGAGTCGCTCTGGGCGGCCCGCATCCATCCCGAGACCCGGGCGAGTTCGCTCTCCAGGCAGGCGGCGATGCGCCTCCTCGCCGAGGTGCGAACCGTCCTCGCCAAAGCCCTCGCTGAGGGCGGCACCAGCTTCGACGCGCAGTACGTGAACGTGAACGGTCAGGCGGGCTACTTCGCGCACTCGCTCAACGCCTACGGTCGTGGCGGGCAGCCGTGCCCTCGGTGCGGTGGACTCATCCGGCGGGAGGCATTCATGAACAGATCGAGTCACTACTGCCCCCGCTGCCAGCGCCGACGCTGA
- a CDS encoding permease, with amino-acid sequence MNPSVLGLLLRPAKGQNAVIALPAIAFAIVTALVLTVVGGAQSFWTWTDGYGPLYQALAAIALVLLVVPLANLGGAAARLSARRRDERLSTLRLLGVTPLGVSVATVIESVLVAAAGALVGIIAYLAISPLIGLIPFRGEALGLDAVLLPPVGVVAVVGGILLVAAGSAALGLRRVIISPLGVRLRTSTSSVHWFRAIIGVSVIALVFVLVKIFPAIAGFTTTIVVLAVLFAVALAILNVIGPWVLKVAASRQLRRAAERADRLLAARMVLDSPKAAWRQVSGIAMASFMAVFAGTGVSLMNVMGSEGLDGADAALAADMRTGLVITLVASFLMVAASVGVNQAASVLDQRDLHRSLHHLGMPLETVDSARRRAIMSPLLVTALGSALCAAVLVFPLLGIALITAPESLLTIAVVVSAGIAVVWTSTRVTRPLLAQSFHAA; translated from the coding sequence ATGAACCCGTCCGTGCTCGGTCTCCTGCTGCGTCCCGCGAAGGGCCAGAACGCCGTGATCGCTCTCCCGGCCATCGCCTTCGCGATCGTCACCGCTCTGGTGCTCACCGTCGTGGGTGGAGCCCAGTCCTTCTGGACGTGGACCGACGGCTACGGTCCTCTGTATCAAGCCCTCGCCGCCATCGCACTGGTGCTCCTCGTCGTCCCCCTCGCGAACCTCGGCGGTGCTGCGGCCCGGCTCTCCGCGCGGAGACGGGACGAGCGGCTGTCGACCCTCCGTCTTCTCGGCGTCACTCCGCTGGGCGTGAGCGTGGCCACCGTGATCGAGTCCGTCCTCGTCGCAGCCGCCGGTGCGCTCGTCGGTATCATCGCCTATCTCGCGATCTCCCCGCTCATCGGACTCATCCCGTTCCGTGGAGAGGCGCTCGGCCTCGACGCGGTGCTGCTGCCACCGGTCGGTGTCGTCGCGGTCGTCGGCGGCATCCTGCTCGTCGCCGCCGGCAGCGCTGCTCTCGGCCTCCGGCGGGTGATCATCTCACCCCTCGGCGTGCGGCTTCGCACGAGCACCTCGTCCGTGCACTGGTTCCGTGCGATCATCGGCGTCTCGGTGATCGCACTCGTCTTCGTCCTCGTGAAGATCTTCCCCGCGATCGCGGGCTTCACCACCACGATCGTCGTGCTGGCGGTTCTGTTCGCGGTGGCACTGGCGATCCTCAACGTGATCGGCCCGTGGGTGCTCAAGGTCGCCGCATCCCGTCAGCTGCGGCGCGCCGCCGAGAGAGCCGATCGGCTGCTCGCAGCGCGGATGGTGCTCGACTCTCCGAAAGCCGCGTGGCGCCAGGTGAGTGGGATCGCGATGGCCAGCTTCATGGCGGTGTTCGCCGGGACCGGCGTCTCCCTGATGAACGTGATGGGCAGCGAGGGACTCGACGGCGCGGATGCCGCTCTCGCGGCTGACATGCGTACCGGACTCGTCATAACTCTCGTGGCTTCGTTCCTGATGGTCGCCGCATCGGTCGGAGTGAATCAGGCGGCATCGGTGCTCGACCAGCGTGACCTGCATCGGAGCCTGCACCACCTCGGGATGCCGCTGGAGACAGTCGACAGCGCGCGGAGACGGGCGATCATGTCACCTCTGCTGGTCACCGCGCTCGGTTCGGCGCTCTGCGCTGCGGTCCTGGTCTTCCCGTTGCTCGGTATCGCTCTCATCACCGCACCCGAGTCCCTGCTGACGATCGCGGTGGTCGTGAGCGCGGGCATCGCGGTCGTCTGGACGAGTACACGCGTGACCAGGCCGCTGCTCGCGCAGTCCTTCCACGCGGCCTGA
- a CDS encoding ABC transporter ATP-binding protein: MNASVLEARSLTKSYGTTRALAGVDLAIHRGESVAIMGASGSGKTTLLHVLAGIITPDTGTVSFQPSTGSPVELAGLGESARSRLRRERFGFVFQQGLLIPELTAVENVALASMINGVKRADAVAHATSWLAALGLAGMEDRRIGELSGGQAQRVAIARAQATGADLVFADEPTGALDSRTSQEVMNALLWSTTGQGRTLLVVTHDPEVAARCSRIVSVRDGQITASAVKA, translated from the coding sequence ATGAACGCATCCGTCCTCGAAGCCCGATCCCTCACGAAGTCCTACGGCACCACCCGCGCACTCGCCGGGGTGGATCTCGCCATCCATCGTGGCGAGTCCGTGGCGATCATGGGCGCATCCGGATCCGGGAAGACGACACTCCTCCACGTGCTCGCCGGGATCATCACCCCCGATACCGGCACGGTGAGCTTCCAGCCCTCTACCGGCAGTCCGGTCGAGCTCGCCGGCCTCGGCGAATCGGCACGGTCGCGACTGCGACGCGAGCGGTTCGGGTTCGTCTTCCAGCAGGGCCTGCTGATCCCCGAGCTCACCGCCGTGGAGAACGTGGCGCTGGCCTCGATGATCAACGGAGTGAAACGGGCGGATGCCGTGGCGCACGCGACGTCATGGCTCGCCGCTCTCGGGCTCGCGGGGATGGAGGACCGACGGATCGGTGAGCTGTCGGGCGGGCAGGCGCAGCGCGTCGCGATCGCTCGTGCCCAGGCCACCGGCGCCGACCTCGTGTTCGCCGACGAGCCGACCGGCGCGCTGGACTCGCGCACGTCGCAGGAGGTGATGAACGCGCTGCTCTGGTCGACCACCGGACAGGGACGGACGCTGCTCGTCGTGACTCATGATCCGGAGGTCGCCGCGCGCTGCTCGAGGATCGTCTCTGTCCGCGACGGCCAGATCACGGCATCGGCGGTGAAAGCATGA
- a CDS encoding GNAT family N-acetyltransferase — protein sequence MTTIALTISALTVPKSLDDADGADFRAYGDLNRRICDELVGLPDIAPDAAQLLAGWQDTTDTLHTGFVARLGDEIVGMITIDYAQEEDAHAAEVDLLVPERHWGRGVEDALLSLAETEARAHGRSLVQTWTLHRPVEAERMIVPRTGWGRIPAIPLSDALEARGYEFEQVERNSEFDLRSDSAPLREAMETAQAAAGPDYRVLQWLAPTPTEHREGYAAILARLSTDAPSGEMDFVAEVWDADRVVRREKRLTGAGQALSVVAVQHIPSGDLVAYNELLIASDRTGVTHQLGTLVSSEHRGHRLGTLVKCANLLHWRELMPHSPVVSTFNAEENRPMLGINEAIGFTAVSYAGAWQKRI from the coding sequence ATGACGACCATCGCGCTGACGATCTCTGCGCTGACCGTCCCGAAATCACTGGACGATGCCGACGGCGCCGACTTCCGCGCCTACGGAGACCTCAATCGCCGGATCTGCGATGAACTGGTCGGCCTGCCCGATATCGCGCCTGACGCCGCGCAGCTGCTCGCCGGGTGGCAGGACACCACCGACACTCTGCACACAGGGTTCGTCGCCCGCCTCGGAGACGAGATCGTGGGGATGATCACGATCGACTACGCGCAGGAGGAGGACGCCCATGCGGCGGAGGTCGACCTGTTGGTGCCGGAGCGCCACTGGGGACGCGGCGTCGAGGATGCGCTGCTCTCGCTCGCGGAGACCGAGGCGCGCGCGCACGGTCGCTCACTCGTGCAGACCTGGACGCTTCACCGCCCGGTCGAGGCCGAGCGGATGATCGTTCCGCGAACCGGATGGGGCCGCATCCCGGCGATCCCGCTCTCCGACGCCCTCGAGGCCCGTGGTTACGAGTTCGAGCAGGTCGAGCGCAACAGCGAGTTCGATCTGCGCTCAGACTCGGCTCCCCTGCGCGAGGCGATGGAGACGGCGCAGGCCGCGGCAGGGCCCGACTATCGCGTTCTGCAGTGGCTCGCTCCGACGCCGACCGAGCACCGCGAGGGCTACGCGGCGATCCTCGCCCGTCTCTCGACGGATGCGCCGAGCGGCGAGATGGATTTCGTCGCCGAAGTCTGGGACGCCGATCGCGTCGTCCGACGGGAGAAGCGTCTCACCGGCGCCGGTCAGGCGCTGTCGGTCGTCGCGGTGCAGCACATCCCCTCCGGTGACCTCGTCGCCTACAACGAGCTCCTGATCGCGTCGGACCGCACGGGCGTGACGCATCAGCTCGGCACTCTCGTCTCTAGCGAGCACCGGGGACACCGCCTCGGCACGCTCGTCAAGTGCGCCAATCTGCTGCACTGGCGCGAGCTGATGCCCCACTCCCCTGTGGTCTCCACATTCAACGCAGAGGAGAACCGTCCGATGCTCGGCATCAACGAGGCGATCGGTTTCACCGCGGTCTCCTATGCGGGAGCGTGGCAGAAGCGGATCTGA